In Spiroplasma sp. SV19, one DNA window encodes the following:
- a CDS encoding FMN-dependent NADH-azoreductase, giving the protein MSNKVLVIYGTVSPDDKSYSKALAARFIKHYQALNSDDEIIHLDLNNTAMALKTLTRDNFDSYFNAEDADVYINQLKEVQKVIVVCPMNNFNVSGLMKNYLDHVLVANKTFSYKYSKKGDAIGLLPHLKVQILTTQGAPFGWYPWGNHTEYLKGTWEFVGATVNKPILVAGTKVAPTSSLAPDELIDQYDEEIQKVVKTF; this is encoded by the coding sequence ATGTCAAATAAAGTATTAGTAATTTATGGAACTGTTAGTCCTGATGATAAATCATATTCAAAAGCTTTAGCGGCTCGTTTTATTAAACATTATCAAGCATTAAATTCAGATGATGAAATTATTCATTTAGATTTAAATAATACCGCAATGGCATTAAAAACATTAACACGTGATAACTTTGATAGTTATTTTAATGCCGAAGATGCTGATGTTTATATTAATCAATTAAAAGAAGTACAAAAGGTTATTGTGGTTTGTCCAATGAATAACTTTAATGTTTCTGGTTTAATGAAAAATTATTTAGATCATGTGTTAGTTGCCAATAAAACATTTTCATATAAATATTCAAAAAAAGGGGATGCGATTGGATTATTACCACATTTAAAAGTGCAAATTTTAACTACACAAGGCGCACCTTTTGGTTGATATCCATGAGGAAACCATACTGAATATTTAAAAGGAACTTGAGAATTCGTTGGAGCAACAGTTAATAAACCAATTTTAGTTGCTGGAACAAAAGTCGCTCCAACAAGTTCATTAGCACCGGATGAATTAATTGATCAATATGATGAAGAAATTCAAAAAGTTGTTAAAACATTTTAA
- a CDS encoding lipoprotein, protein MKKLLSILGLAVLTTSSVTTVVSCTPSVNHTETIHDKIKKSLQKPINFDDNWIIDYSESKEKIEDFSNSIINGRWTLFNKLVTDLVTKQLIKDIPNLLRMYPYFSLSAAVTIKSFSGIRLSIQEQTKTTFNYDVGYNLEQLQDIPASDLQASNPIWDPTSDMLSLYDGSSFGQFVIEGMDNQNEMSFKEKSFISDDKTRLNYLSGMLNNSRSIVAYDGEYKKFLMMGYTIPYIELEKADFPEQDLIKQIYVDKEIFIKNKKFLLKSLYDSFIEENNVEDLIKCMPSVLDDMDIDISLVRAVLTSEIKADKKLEYVYGSKPGYYDKDMLVINVEVKLKKGDVVSDITINEQLALAISYV, encoded by the coding sequence ATGAAAAAATTATTGTCAATTTTAGGGTTAGCTGTTTTAACAACATCTAGTGTAACAACAGTAGTAAGTTGTACACCATCAGTTAATCATACTGAAACTATTCATGATAAAATCAAAAAATCTTTACAAAAACCAATTAATTTTGATGATAACTGAATTATTGACTACAGCGAATCAAAAGAAAAAATTGAAGATTTTTCTAATAGTATTATTAATGGTCGATGGACACTATTTAATAAATTGGTTACTGATTTAGTTACAAAGCAATTAATAAAAGATATTCCAAATCTTTTAAGAATGTACCCGTATTTTTCGCTTTCAGCAGCAGTTACTATTAAGAGTTTTAGTGGTATAAGATTAAGCATTCAGGAACAAACAAAAACAACTTTTAATTATGATGTGGGATATAACTTAGAACAATTGCAAGATATTCCAGCATCTGATTTGCAGGCAAGTAACCCAATATGAGATCCAACTTCAGATATGCTTTCTCTTTATGATGGTTCATCATTTGGACAATTTGTAATTGAAGGGATGGATAATCAAAATGAAATGTCATTTAAGGAAAAATCATTTATTAGTGATGATAAAACAAGATTAAATTATTTATCTGGAATGTTAAATAATAGTCGCTCAATAGTGGCATATGATGGTGAGTATAAAAAATTTTTAATGATGGGATACACTATTCCATATATAGAATTAGAAAAAGCTGATTTTCCAGAGCAAGATTTAATTAAACAAATTTATGTTGATAAAGAAATTTTTATTAAAAATAAGAAATTTTTATTAAAAAGTCTTTATGATAGCTTTATAGAAGAAAACAATGTAGAAGATTTGATAAAATGCATGCCTTCAGTATTAGACGATATGGATATTGATATTTCGCTGGTTAGAGCAGTTTTAACATCTGAGATTAAAGCAGATAAGAAATTGGAATATGTTTATGGGTCAAAACCAGGATATTATGACAAAGATATGTTGGTTATAAATGTTGAAGTAAAATTAAAAAAGGGTGATGTTGTGTCCGACATTACCATTAATGAACAATTAGCTTTAGCTATTTCCTATGTTTAA